In a single window of the bacterium BMS3Abin14 genome:
- a CDS encoding ethylbenzene dehydrogenase encodes MLIGLALLSSSCSSPFETGVLVAMPVNGEPTASDWSRAVPLDFTAWMGNVHEPSEIVALDSETSHRSTAQCHHGPSSSEPVRVRLQALYSPSEIFILAQWGDPTRDEDLGSWELGDAGWAVNPGADDGIAFLWGQPGDSEFRCQNTCHMVDVDVYDGGTRIRMEMKNPGKGILDLWRWRAGVTAPFGAVDDMVIDHDGKRGDGGQVIPVLNAAEGEAGPAKGVDWSSGVPTAPYFLLTAPTGKEADVGAVSDWNNGKWHVLFRRSLATGDSGDRVFTPGVRIPFSLSIFDNTWREHHVAREALALELKKGFRIAGVSGRDIYEPLDF; translated from the coding sequence ATGCTGATCGGCCTGGCGCTGCTGAGTTCGTCATGTTCCAGCCCTTTTGAGACGGGTGTGCTGGTCGCAATGCCGGTAAATGGGGAGCCTACGGCATCCGACTGGTCGAGGGCTGTGCCTCTTGATTTTACTGCCTGGATGGGAAATGTCCACGAGCCGTCGGAGATCGTCGCGCTGGACAGTGAGACCAGCCATCGGTCTACCGCCCAGTGCCATCACGGGCCTTCTTCGTCCGAGCCGGTTCGGGTCCGTCTTCAGGCCCTTTACTCGCCGTCGGAGATCTTCATCCTGGCCCAGTGGGGGGACCCTACCAGGGACGAAGATCTGGGCAGCTGGGAATTGGGGGATGCCGGCTGGGCCGTAAACCCGGGCGCGGATGACGGGATCGCCTTTTTGTGGGGGCAGCCGGGAGATTCCGAATTCCGGTGTCAGAACACATGCCACATGGTGGACGTGGACGTTTACGACGGTGGGACACGGATCCGAATGGAGATGAAGAATCCCGGCAAAGGAATCCTCGACCTGTGGAGGTGGAGGGCCGGGGTGACGGCCCCGTTCGGGGCCGTCGATGACATGGTTATCGACCATGACGGGAAGCGGGGCGACGGAGGCCAGGTTATTCCCGTTCTGAACGCAGCCGAGGGGGAAGCCGGGCCCGCGAAGGGGGTGGATTGGTCGTCCGGCGTTCCCACGGCCCCCTACTTTTTGTTGACGGCCCCCACCGGCAAGGAGGCTGACGTCGGCGCCGTATCGGACTGGAACAATGGAAAATGGCACGTCCTCTTCCGAAGAAGCCTGGCCACGGGTGATTCCGGCGACCGTGTTTTTACCCCGGGTGTGAGGATCCCCTTCAGTCTCAGTATCTTCGACAATACCTGGAGGGAACACCACGTTGCCCGTGAAGCGCTTGCCCTGGAGCTGAAAAAAGGGTTCAGAATCGCTGGAGTATCCGGGAGGGATATATATGAACCGCTGGATTTCTAG
- the zraR_12 gene encoding transcriptional regulatory protein ZraR produces the protein MSRKILIVDDEPGMRGLLSRVMEKVGHYAMAISGGEEAIHLIEGEEWHLVIADIDMPGMDGIELLKRIRSMDRVLPVIMITAYATVESAVEAMKLGAFDYITKPFQMDELKIVVAKVFEHERLVSERNMLLDEIHGRYDLKGIIGVSEKMREVMDLALSVAPSMASVLIEGESGTGKELVAMAIHRNSGRKDRPFVVVNCGALADGVLESELFGHERGAFSGAVATRKGRFELADGGTLFIDEIGELNPPAQVKLLRFLQSHEFERVGGARLLRSDARIVAATNRNLREMVTEGGFREDLFYRLNVVHIRVPALRERQEDVELLAEHFLGKYCSEMNKRLSGIAPEVIVALKAYDWKGNVRELENVMERAVVLCRGDAVTLRDLPEELRGGENIEGLPGGGRTLTQIVEAIERQILVRTLEKNGGSQTRTARELGIKRTTLRYKMAKYRMV, from the coding sequence ATGAGCAGGAAAATCCTTATAGTGGACGACGAACCTGGCATGAGGGGCCTTCTTTCGAGGGTGATGGAGAAAGTGGGGCACTATGCCATGGCCATTTCGGGCGGAGAGGAGGCCATCCACCTCATCGAGGGCGAGGAATGGCATCTCGTTATCGCTGATATTGACATGCCTGGAATGGATGGTATCGAGCTTTTAAAAAGGATACGCAGCATGGACCGTGTCCTGCCGGTTATCATGATAACGGCCTACGCCACGGTGGAGTCCGCCGTGGAAGCCATGAAGCTGGGGGCTTTCGATTATATCACCAAGCCGTTTCAGATGGATGAGTTGAAGATAGTGGTGGCAAAGGTCTTCGAGCATGAACGGCTCGTGAGCGAGAGGAATATGCTTCTGGATGAGATCCACGGGCGATACGATCTGAAGGGCATCATCGGTGTGTCGGAAAAGATGCGCGAGGTCATGGACCTGGCTCTGAGCGTGGCGCCTTCCATGGCAAGCGTTCTCATTGAGGGGGAAAGCGGGACGGGGAAAGAACTCGTTGCCATGGCCATCCACAGAAACAGCGGCCGTAAGGATCGCCCCTTCGTGGTGGTCAATTGCGGCGCCCTGGCCGACGGCGTCCTCGAGAGCGAACTGTTCGGCCACGAAAGGGGTGCTTTCTCCGGCGCCGTGGCGACAAGAAAGGGCAGATTTGAGCTTGCTGATGGCGGCACCCTGTTTATCGACGAGATCGGAGAGCTGAACCCTCCGGCTCAGGTCAAGCTGCTGCGGTTCCTCCAGTCCCATGAATTCGAGCGGGTCGGGGGGGCGCGGCTCCTTCGAAGCGATGCCAGGATAGTTGCGGCCACCAACAGAAACCTGAGGGAAATGGTGACGGAGGGGGGATTCAGAGAGGATCTTTTCTACCGTCTCAACGTAGTGCACATCAGGGTTCCTGCTCTCCGGGAACGACAGGAGGACGTGGAGTTACTGGCAGAGCACTTTCTCGGGAAGTACTGCTCCGAAATGAACAAGAGGCTTTCCGGGATTGCCCCGGAGGTTATCGTGGCCCTGAAGGCCTATGACTGGAAAGGCAACGTCAGGGAGCTGGAAAACGTCATGGAAAGGGCCGTGGTCCTTTGCAGGGGTGACGCCGTTACCCTGCGGGATCTTCCGGAGGAACTGAGGGGAGGGGAAAATATTGAAGGCCTGCCCGGCGGCGGAAGGACCTTAACGCAGATAGTCGAAGCCATTGAAAGACAGATCCTTGTCAGAACTCTGGAGAAAAACGGCGGTAGCCAGACCCGTACGGCCCGTGAACTCGGCATCAAGAGGACCACCCTGCGCTACAAGATGGCCAAGTACCGCATGGTGTGA
- the zraS_5 gene encoding sensor protein ZraS, with the protein MIKLNWPNRILLYSMIIIAVSVLLTAAITVRTASRLWEKEFRERNTAYAMYTSLDVLRTFGGTFNGSVTPQIAEAIDLLTVHNEDLLGVMILTESGRALFSTLPRDLALGLEDFWRNGIGAAVAGVVRSKKHLRNEVVYRGRKFLDVLAPVNTRGGNRPIAVRYVYGYSSLEAKKANLIKGVLVGAFLLMALGALLSVVFSRSLTSPLKVLSQGAAKIAGGDRDYRIDLPRGDEMGNLADQFNRMVDSLGEQQEDLERANVELQNTNLRMRDLQTQLVRSERLAALGQLSAGVSHELDNPIGVILGYAELIKEESEAENQHGEYAGVILDEAKRCKRIIAGLLDFSRPRLGEKGTVDLKGLISGLTSQLSEQRPFRRISWRLTLGDGDSLVHADPDALRQVIVNLCLNSSQAMEGEGEIAIGMSPARDKDKDGHMVRLADVGPGIEDASLERIFDPFYTTKKRGEGTGLGLSICRKLIEDAGGWIRAVKGRGGVFELWLPSVGQVRDRENTIPEEG; encoded by the coding sequence ATGATTAAGCTTAACTGGCCCAACCGGATACTCCTCTACTCAATGATTATCATCGCAGTGTCCGTCCTTCTGACCGCCGCCATCACCGTGCGGACAGCTTCCCGCCTGTGGGAAAAGGAGTTCAGGGAGAGGAATACCGCCTACGCAATGTACACGTCACTCGATGTTCTGCGAACCTTCGGGGGGACGTTCAACGGGTCCGTTACTCCCCAGATAGCCGAGGCCATCGACCTCCTGACGGTCCATAACGAGGATCTCCTCGGGGTCATGATCCTGACTGAAAGCGGCAGGGCTCTTTTCTCCACCCTTCCCAGGGACCTGGCGCTCGGTCTGGAGGATTTCTGGAGGAACGGCATTGGGGCTGCGGTGGCCGGGGTGGTCCGGTCAAAAAAACACCTGAGAAACGAGGTAGTCTATCGAGGACGGAAGTTCCTCGATGTCCTCGCCCCGGTCAATACCCGCGGGGGGAACAGGCCCATAGCGGTTCGCTACGTTTACGGGTACAGCTCCCTTGAGGCAAAAAAGGCCAACCTGATCAAGGGGGTGCTCGTAGGAGCGTTTTTGCTCATGGCGCTCGGGGCATTGCTCTCCGTCGTTTTTTCGCGTTCGCTTACCAGCCCCCTGAAGGTCCTTTCGCAGGGAGCGGCGAAAATCGCCGGAGGAGACAGGGACTACCGGATCGACCTTCCCCGGGGCGACGAGATGGGCAACCTGGCGGATCAGTTCAACAGGATGGTCGACTCCCTGGGGGAACAGCAGGAGGATCTCGAGAGGGCCAACGTCGAGCTTCAGAACACCAACCTGCGGATGAGGGACCTTCAGACCCAGCTTGTACGGTCTGAAAGGCTCGCGGCCTTAGGTCAGCTTTCCGCCGGTGTTTCTCACGAACTGGATAATCCCATCGGTGTCATACTCGGATATGCGGAGCTGATCAAAGAGGAATCAGAGGCGGAAAATCAGCACGGTGAGTATGCGGGGGTAATCCTTGATGAGGCCAAACGGTGCAAACGTATCATCGCCGGCCTCCTCGATTTCTCGCGTCCCCGCCTTGGAGAAAAGGGGACCGTGGATCTTAAAGGGCTGATATCCGGCCTGACATCCCAGTTGTCCGAGCAACGGCCCTTCAGGAGAATCAGTTGGCGGCTTACCCTGGGTGACGGGGATTCCCTGGTCCACGCTGATCCGGACGCACTGCGCCAGGTCATCGTCAACCTGTGCCTGAATTCGTCCCAGGCAATGGAGGGGGAAGGAGAGATCGCCATCGGTATGTCCCCTGCGCGGGACAAGGATAAAGACGGACACATGGTCCGGCTTGCCGACGTGGGGCCGGGGATTGAGGATGCGAGTCTCGAAAGGATTTTCGATCCGTTCTATACCACGAAGAAAAGAGGGGAAGGAACCGGCCTTGGTCTGTCCATCTGCAGGAAGCTCATCGAGGACGCCGGCGGCTGGATACGGGCAGTAAAGGGAAGAGGCGGCGTCTTCGAACTGTGGCTTCCATCGGTAGGGCAAGTGAGGGACAGAGAAAATACCATCCCGGAGGAGGGATAA
- the ccs1_2 gene encoding cytochrome c biogenesis protein Ccs1 produces the protein MKMFVKRLASLRLTLAVMLLFAAAAAAGTFMDIYHSWWFRGLLLLLSVNMLSCMVTRLPAIFSSLKGDAALRRRPLLRIPGGRDREQSLVSDLTAAGYRRRGGTDGKVFSRGAAGYVFTIAGHLSLLVIMASAMIGSYMGFIGTQRVPVGDFTDTYFNWKIMADAPLPFRLSVIDFKKVPNPVALKIGVRETKTGRKGKVITTHVSGDLKVPGLDGRVRILSFDVEKKILKAMWVKGNGDRIPVRGGEEVGDSGLALVPVAFAAFPEKQASAQTAISRDGSVLVTADIEVNHPLRFEGLSFYMTDYGTDPFGHPYVGYQIVKDPARIGVWAGCVFFLFFMTASLFVKHRCVVLVGDGEFTAVHLSSRGDRERAVDELKAALSRFIHLDDAEGFSGHD, from the coding sequence ATGAAAATGTTCGTTAAGCGCCTCGCTTCCCTGAGGCTGACCCTGGCCGTCATGCTCCTCTTCGCTGCCGCTGCCGCTGCGGGCACATTCATGGATATTTACCACTCCTGGTGGTTCAGGGGCCTTCTCCTTCTGCTTTCCGTCAACATGCTTTCCTGCATGGTCACCCGTCTTCCCGCCATTTTCTCATCCCTGAAAGGGGATGCGGCATTGCGCAGGCGTCCGCTTCTGCGTATCCCCGGAGGCCGGGACCGGGAGCAAAGCCTTGTATCTGATCTTACGGCCGCCGGCTACCGCCGGAGAGGGGGGACCGACGGTAAGGTTTTTTCCAGGGGAGCGGCCGGATACGTATTCACTATTGCCGGACATCTGAGCCTTCTCGTCATAATGGCCTCTGCCATGATCGGGTCCTATATGGGTTTTATCGGGACGCAGAGGGTTCCCGTGGGTGATTTTACCGATACCTATTTCAACTGGAAAATCATGGCTGATGCCCCGCTTCCGTTTCGCCTGAGCGTCATCGATTTCAAAAAAGTTCCCAATCCGGTCGCCCTGAAAATCGGTGTCAGGGAGACAAAAACCGGCAGGAAGGGCAAGGTTATCACTACCCATGTAAGTGGCGATCTGAAAGTTCCCGGCCTTGATGGCCGGGTGCGGATCCTCTCTTTCGATGTGGAAAAAAAGATACTGAAGGCCATGTGGGTAAAGGGCAATGGGGATCGGATTCCCGTGAGGGGGGGCGAAGAAGTGGGGGACTCCGGCCTGGCTCTGGTTCCGGTGGCTTTCGCCGCGTTTCCCGAAAAACAGGCGAGCGCCCAAACAGCTATCTCGCGGGATGGTTCCGTCCTTGTCACGGCCGATATCGAGGTGAACCACCCCTTAAGGTTCGAAGGATTATCCTTTTACATGACGGATTACGGGACGGACCCCTTCGGGCATCCGTACGTGGGCTACCAGATCGTAAAAGATCCGGCGCGGATCGGGGTCTGGGCAGGGTGCGTATTTTTCCTGTTTTTCATGACCGCTTCCCTCTTCGTCAAACATCGCTGTGTGGTGCTTGTCGGGGATGGGGAGTTTACAGCGGTCCATCTTTCATCCAGGGGCGATCGGGAGAGAGCGGTGGACGAGCTGAAGGCGGCGCTCAGCCGTTTTATCCACCTGGATGATGCAGAGGGGTTTTCGGGTCATGATTAA
- the yccM_3 gene encoding putative electron transport protein YccM yields the protein MRRTRILSQWVFGLFFVYLFMNTRYLGADVISYPVNAFFRLDPLAGIGSIIAGRKAIWFFWPLLILLPAVALFGRFFCGWICPMGSMLDLFGRRSRNMSPAPEGRYYRLKELVLIFLLGTSLFSLNLTGILDPISLLIRSLAMGVVPPLERFISSVFDAAYHVGGPTRSVTEPLYGWLTDHVLSFHLPAFRYTALFLGLIGVIIALELLERRFWCRNLCPLGALLSWFSWIAPLGLKAGEGCNACGKCAPACRMGAIEGAEKVVIRARDCTLCYDCVDACPDGFITHPSGNTGVGDNLPLVSLSRRQFLVGAGIGAVFPLTVGSTSRSGNLPPYLIRPPGAVPEADFRALCMRCGECMRVCLTNGLQPTLFESGLEGMWTPRLVSRAGYCEYSCTLCGQVCPTGAIAPLDQVVKRKVRIGTAVINRNTCIPFIKPEECLVCEEHCPTPRKAIVFDNASVHGLNGPVVVKQPRIIEDLCIGCGICETKCPLDGESAIRVINRGEDRAAAT from the coding sequence ATGAGGCGAACCCGCATCCTTTCCCAGTGGGTCTTCGGCCTGTTCTTCGTCTACCTGTTCATGAACACCCGCTACCTCGGGGCCGATGTGATTTCCTACCCTGTAAACGCCTTTTTTCGCCTGGATCCACTGGCGGGGATCGGCTCTATCATTGCCGGACGAAAGGCTATCTGGTTTTTCTGGCCGCTTCTTATCCTTCTGCCCGCAGTCGCTCTTTTTGGACGGTTTTTCTGCGGCTGGATCTGCCCGATGGGGTCCATGCTCGACCTCTTCGGCCGGCGCAGCCGGAACATGTCGCCGGCTCCCGAGGGGAGGTACTACCGTCTAAAGGAGCTTGTCCTTATCTTTCTGCTGGGGACCTCCCTGTTTTCCCTGAACTTGACAGGCATTCTGGATCCCATTTCTCTCCTCATCCGAAGCCTCGCCATGGGTGTTGTGCCCCCCCTCGAACGGTTTATCTCATCGGTCTTCGATGCCGCCTACCATGTGGGGGGGCCGACCAGATCGGTTACAGAACCGTTATACGGTTGGCTCACCGACCACGTCCTTTCCTTTCACCTCCCTGCGTTCCGGTACACGGCCCTTTTTCTCGGGCTCATTGGGGTAATCATTGCTCTGGAACTGTTGGAGAGGAGATTCTGGTGCAGAAACCTGTGCCCCCTGGGTGCGCTCCTCAGCTGGTTTTCCTGGATTGCTCCACTGGGGCTGAAGGCCGGTGAAGGGTGTAATGCCTGCGGGAAATGTGCCCCTGCGTGCCGCATGGGCGCCATAGAGGGTGCGGAAAAGGTGGTTATCCGGGCAAGGGACTGCACCCTCTGCTATGATTGCGTGGATGCCTGCCCGGATGGGTTCATCACCCATCCCTCCGGCAACACAGGTGTTGGGGATAATCTGCCCCTCGTTTCCCTCTCCAGAAGGCAGTTTCTCGTGGGGGCGGGAATAGGGGCCGTGTTCCCTCTGACGGTTGGTTCAACCTCCAGGTCCGGCAACCTGCCTCCATATCTTATCCGGCCGCCCGGCGCTGTGCCCGAGGCCGACTTTCGGGCGCTGTGCATGCGATGCGGTGAATGCATGCGCGTCTGCCTGACAAACGGGCTCCAGCCGACCCTGTTTGAATCCGGGCTCGAGGGGATGTGGACCCCTCGCCTGGTTTCGAGGGCGGGCTACTGCGAATATTCATGCACCCTGTGCGGCCAGGTCTGTCCCACGGGGGCTATCGCACCCCTGGACCAGGTTGTTAAGAGGAAGGTGAGAATTGGCACGGCCGTTATCAACCGCAACACCTGCATTCCATTTATAAAGCCGGAGGAGTGCCTCGTCTGTGAGGAACACTGTCCAACACCCCGAAAGGCAATCGTATTCGATAACGCTTCCGTCCACGGTCTGAATGGACCTGTGGTAGTCAAACAGCCCAGGATTATCGAGGATCTGTGCATCGGGTGCGGGATATGCGAGACCAAGTGCCCCCTGGACGGGGAATCGGCCATCCGTGTCATAAACCGCGGTGAGGACAGGGCGGCCGCAACCTGA
- a CDS encoding substrate binding domain of ABC-type glycine betaine transport system has product MMQKNGVLGALPAILLVAALAAPSAVNACVGRKLVLGALEDARQGMVSRIISILIHERTGTTVEVKFYAAKEELMEDVLKDKVDLYVDYVEPALKRLNDDAGSLTGSERFRQVKRRYDEEMNLVWLKPLGFEGRTDKGESMGLAAVVVRKGTLKKFPALPRLLEKIGTRVILDDHLLDSLVAKGQSVKPARVAREFLKEKKLI; this is encoded by the coding sequence ATGATGCAAAAAAATGGCGTTCTTGGCGCGTTGCCGGCCATCCTCCTTGTTGCCGCCCTCGCAGCCCCATCAGCGGTCAATGCCTGTGTGGGACGCAAGCTGGTATTAGGAGCGCTGGAAGACGCAAGGCAGGGCATGGTCAGCCGGATCATCTCGATCCTCATCCACGAGAGGACCGGAACCACAGTTGAGGTGAAGTTCTACGCGGCCAAAGAGGAACTGATGGAGGATGTCCTCAAGGACAAGGTGGATCTTTACGTGGACTATGTCGAACCTGCTCTTAAGAGATTGAATGACGATGCGGGTTCACTCACCGGGTCAGAGCGGTTCCGTCAGGTGAAAAGGAGGTACGACGAGGAGATGAACCTTGTATGGCTGAAGCCCCTTGGGTTTGAGGGGCGGACCGACAAGGGAGAATCCATGGGCCTTGCCGCGGTGGTCGTCAGGAAAGGCACGCTGAAAAAATTTCCCGCGCTTCCCCGACTTCTCGAGAAGATCGGCACACGGGTTATCCTGGATGATCACCTCCTCGACAGCCTGGTGGCCAAGGGACAGTCCGTAAAGCCGGCCAGGGTGGCCAGGGAGTTTCTCAAGGAGAAGAAGCTTATATGA
- a CDS encoding nickel uptake substrate-specific transmembrane region produces the protein MSPDKDVFRRTFFLCWLLICLFASPAGALAVEGRLLSDGAPVSGGIVSAYSNAGLQGAPVGVSVPSDTDGRYTMDLPRGRYFLSAEWGNLWSYCGRNPVVVAGQPKQWIGFELLQWERPVYGKLPEEGLDGLLKGVVTWKGKPAGGVSISLYLDDEDNFRGMPFIRSVPTGPDGTFAIDLVPESRYYLVARRRASGRTAGPMARGDLFAYYRYNPVEVRGGESVAIHIPLTEKKRDRDIHAIGIEGHEPGFSGLITDITGHPVPGLHVFAYLDPGMEHHRPDAISSLTDRDGRYKIFLPRSGIYYVGARAGFGDSPKPGEYFGFYEGTADHSVTLDAGEFVDGLNISVRKVLAP, from the coding sequence ATGTCCCCTGACAAGGACGTCTTCCGGAGGACTTTTTTCCTCTGTTGGCTGTTGATCTGTCTGTTTGCGTCGCCGGCAGGGGCGCTGGCCGTTGAGGGACGGCTCCTAAGCGACGGCGCTCCCGTATCGGGGGGGATCGTCTCGGCGTATTCCAACGCCGGATTGCAGGGGGCGCCGGTGGGCGTCTCTGTGCCCAGTGATACTGACGGCCGCTACACCATGGACCTGCCCCGGGGCCGGTACTTCCTGTCTGCCGAGTGGGGAAACCTCTGGTCCTACTGTGGCCGGAATCCCGTTGTCGTCGCAGGGCAGCCGAAGCAGTGGATAGGGTTTGAACTCCTCCAGTGGGAACGCCCCGTATACGGTAAACTTCCGGAAGAGGGCCTTGATGGTCTGCTTAAGGGGGTGGTGACGTGGAAGGGCAAACCGGCCGGAGGTGTTTCCATCTCCCTTTACCTCGATGATGAGGACAACTTCAGGGGGATGCCCTTCATCCGGTCCGTCCCCACGGGACCGGATGGCACTTTCGCCATCGATCTTGTGCCGGAATCCCGTTACTATCTTGTGGCCCGCCGCCGGGCTTCCGGAAGGACCGCAGGGCCCATGGCCAGAGGCGATCTGTTTGCGTACTATCGCTACAACCCCGTGGAAGTACGGGGGGGTGAGTCGGTTGCCATCCACATTCCCCTTACGGAAAAAAAACGTGACAGAGATATTCACGCCATAGGCATTGAAGGGCATGAACCGGGTTTTTCCGGGCTGATTACGGATATAACCGGTCATCCTGTCCCCGGGCTTCACGTGTTCGCGTACCTTGACCCGGGAATGGAACACCACAGGCCTGATGCCATATCATCCCTGACCGACAGGGATGGGAGGTATAAAATCTTCCTTCCCCGGTCCGGTATCTATTATGTGGGAGCCAGGGCGGGATTCGGGGACTCACCGAAACCGGGGGAATATTTCGGGTTCTACGAGGGAACCGCCGATCATTCCGTTACGCTCGATGCGGGTGAGTTCGTGGATGGACTGAATATTTCCGTTCGGAAGGTCCTCGCACCGTGA